Below is a window of Thunnus maccoyii chromosome 16, fThuMac1.1, whole genome shotgun sequence DNA.
CATCCAGCCCTTGGCCTTCAACCCTCTGAGGCCGTCTGGTGGGGTGCTGCTGGGGGGCTCCGGAGTGGACATGCAGATGCAGTCGGGACAAGAGAAGGGACTGGGCAGTTCTGCTGAGGACTCGGCCCTGCAGTACGCCTCCTACTCCGGCTGTGCGAACGGGGCAGAGGTGAAGCTGGAGGGCGTTCACACCATGGCCGCCCAGAACGGGGGCTCCTCCGTCCTGACGTTCAGCTCCTCGTCAGGTGCGCTCCAGCTGGGCGGCTACAGCCTGGTGCAGGTTCCGAGTGGAGTCTCTGACGGTGATGGCAGCTCATTACTCAACAGCGACGTAGGTCTTCCTCCCCTGCAGCTCTCCTCTTCGTCTTCTTCCTCAACAATAACTCCAGGTGGGTTGaggaaattacattttagtttaacagtttaacatttcatgcttttgtacttgtaataactttgttgtcatgtttatttggaaCATATATTTAGATATACTGGGTTAGAAAATGAAGCAGCAATgaaatattacaattttttttgccTCACAATTCACAATGCATTTAACTCATTTAATCAGTAAGGTAAATACATTAAATCTGCTGTAATGTAATGCTGTTACATTATTTTATCCATCAAGACCAGGGGAAGACAAAAATAAGATCCATCACAGTATTAGAATAATTTAAATCCAGATAAAatctactgtatttatatataataagatagatagatagatagatagatagatagatagatagatagatagatagatagatagatagatctcCCAGCCTGATAGCAGGTCAGTTGTGCCCTTTACCCTCCTTAAATGTTACAGTGCAGTGCTGCACGTCCCTGGTGGTTTGTCAACAGGTCTCTACTACGTTCACCCAATATGTCTGAGCAGCTTTATTCTTGGCTTGTCTGCGTTTGGGCCGTAGCCCAAAGGGCTGATACTACACATAACATAGAGCTGAAGAAACAGGGAAGGgccccacacatacacacatgcagaaaggAGGTGGTCCTTTGAAAACCCCAgagatgaataaaaacaagttcTGAAGTCACCATCACTCATCATCATTGCACTCTTGATCTCCAGAGCGCGGGGGCGGGGGGGGTATGTTTCAGACAATCAGAGGCCATGAAACGCACTAACAGGGAATAAGCCATTACAGCACTTACTTTGACATAAACCAGAGAATCCACACCGGgatgaataataaagaaaaacagaaattgcAGCTTGCTCTTGAGTTCTGGCAGGCTTTTCTATCAGTTTTCTGAGGCACCACAGTGTCCAGCATTAAGAGTGCAAAGTGTGTTAGACACACAACAGCAACTTTTGGGCCAAGGCCTGCTGTAAATGAAACATATAATATTGTAAGAAGTGAGAAGGGGATCCAGCAGTGGGAATGGGAGCTGGTACGTAGATATACTGCTAGTATTGATCTATGATTATGTTACTCCAGGTACCATGTCTCTGAACAATGTAGCAGTGAGCTCCTCCAGCGATGACTCGTTCCAGCAGCAGGACAAGCTGACCATGTCGTCCTTGCACCACAGCACAGTCCTCTACAGCATGAGCAACGTCGGCCAGCCGTCCATCAAGAAGGAGCCTCTGGAGAGAGGCGTCTACTCCTCATACCACCACGGACTCCACCTGGACCCCAGCGGTCAGATCAGCTACACCACCCCCAACTCTGAAGAGATTCCCTCCAGCCAAGGTCCCGTCTCAGCCACAGAGGTCCCCGCCATCACATCGTCCAGCCCCGAGCCTGAGGTCTACACCACCCTCACCGTCAGCACGCCCCTGATGGCCCAAACGGACCCGAGcagccaccaccacctccaGCCCACGGAGTACCTTGGGGGCCACGAGGTCAGGGGGGGCCACCTGATGGGCCCCGGCATGAACAGCGAATACATGAACCTGTCGGAGAGCAAGGTGGACGGCTCGGGCTCAGGAGGAGGCGTGAACGAGATGGTGCGGGCGATGTGCGGGGAGATGGAGGCTGTGGAGGGGAAGGAGCTAGCCAAACTACAGACAGTGCAGATGGATGAGGACATGGCTGACCTTTAACCTCAATCTCCTCGCAGAAGCACTCATGTCCGCCCAAGCAGTAACATGGTGAAACTTTTtacttttgtgtgtgcgtgtgcgtgtgtgtgtgtgtggttttttttttaccattcatttcctttaaatgttaaattatttgcAAATATTGTGTTAATTTGACTTTTACAATGCACTCTACTCAGAGAGAAGCCCTGCGAGAGGGCATTAtcattttatcaaaaaaaaaattttaaaaatattttaaaagcccCGTTCGTAAGATGAAACATTACAACTGTTTCGTGCTAACAGAAGAAGTCGCTGTATATTGTTTGAGCCAtgtttaaatgtgcattttttataGACAGCACCTGCTACTTCCTGTTGAGTGGATTTGATCTGCAGAAGCAGGTGCTGGAATGCCTCGAGTCACGTGACCAGGATGTTCCTCCAAAACTAAATGCGTCATCTGGGTCAAACCAAAAAGGTCATTCAGTAGGGGGAAGAGGGAAAGCGTCTCTGTGAAAATGGTCAGTTAAACAGCGACAGCTTTACTGAAGGACTGCACACACATagagaataaacacacaaagctgctgatttaagaaaaaaaaaagtgtccttCAGTGAGCACCTTAAATTGTCTGGATGCCTCGTAAATCACTGCAAAACCCTGCATTTATGCTTTATATCATACCAAATAAACTAGGAGTGTTTTAGCTGATAATGGGACTAGAGTTAATGTGCCTTTCTGCTACTTAAAATATACAATGGCATCAGTCTGTTTTGGCATTTGCACTACCACAATGACATTACAATGTACATGTTTCAAACAGCCCTCGTGTTGTAGGGTTTGTCAGCGTGACACGCCTCAACAAATGCACACTATTTCAGCAATGACTCCTATTTCAAGCCTCATCGTCGACTGTGAGACCAAGATATGAATGATGATCAAAAGGTCACACATGCTGTTCATCATATGTTGTTTATAATGCTGCAACTCATAGTATGTTAATTAGACGTGACGATACTATACTATATCGTGTTTCATTTTGACGTGTCTCTCCAAATGTCAGTAATCATGGATGATATTTTTCTATAAAGACAGATGCAAACATCTATGGTGTGTATGCTTTTCAAAATGTATAAGGAACAAAGGGATAGAAGTTACAAGTGACTaagaggaattttttttttttatggtccCACCTTTAAAACGGAGAGGGATTGTCATGATTTCTCTTTGCATGGCGTCATAATGTTTTGGACACTAGTGccttttacttttgttttgtgaataACACTGAAAGGAAGCTCTGTTGTGGCTCTCAcattggtgtgtgtgcgtgcaggcgGTAACATCTCAGCTTCAGAGATTTACCGCAGCCACCGCTGCCGCCGCCTTCACTGGCACATTTGTTGGGTGTCAGATGAGGGACAGACAAGAGAATGTGGAGCCCATTTGTCAAGTGTGTCCGGTGCTTTTCACAACGGGAGCCTAATTCCTCGCTGTCATACATGACCATAATAGCACATTTCAGCCTCACAGCCAACTCACACATCTATCAGTGGATCACAAGCCTTCATAGTAGACTTTTTCTTTGTCAGGATTCATGAAATAATCCCATCAATTTGAAAGgacatttcagtgaaataaTCCTCAGTGCTTTAATGTCATAAACCAAAAGTGAGTGACGGGCAAATAGTaaaactgatgtttgttttgtttttttttatcttagtTTGAATTATATGTTTGTTATCTGAAAttatgtgaatgtatttttctaAATCTCCATACTGCAAtaaaagtttatatttataaaaacataaaacagacattttttttaattctttctcGCAAATTTAGCTCCTGTTTGCACAAGATTTTGGGGACACAACATGTCTGTAATGAATGCGAGTTTATGACAAAAAGCAAATGTCTTTCCCAACATTTAAGATGCCTGTATGTAGCCAAACTGTGAGGATGAGGGGAAAAACTGACATGCATTAATCCAGCAAGCCTGGTGCTGCTCTCTGCAAACCTGCAGTGATCGTTTGCACATGCCTGGCAACCTGGACTTCATTAGCCCTCCTTTTCTCATCTCAGCCCCTGTAATTCAAATAAACAGCAATGAGATTTCCAGAGGTAAAGCTCCTCTTGGGTGGGGGGTCTTGCAGCTCCCAGTCCAATCCAATGGTCTTTTCCCTGAGCGAAGGCCAaaccaccccccctcccctgctTCCAACATGTGGAAGAGTGAATCTGAGGTGCTGTCACTCACAGACACAGAGTCTCTATCCAGAAAGAGACTGAACTCCACTCACAGCTTGAGGGGATTCTGTATAAATTCATGAATTTCCACTGAATGCTTGATCACTCGGTGGGCACCCGACCAAACCAGCAAAGAGAGATAAGATAGAGACAAGGTTTGACAAATGGACGAACAGCGGGGGATTTGATTTTACTCACAGCATGTCTGTGGTGGATTATAGGAGTTGTCCTCTTAGTGGATCCTGGCTGGAGGAGTTATATATGATCTATCTGATGACCTAAATAAACAGAGGCTGTTTGTCTGTGCTCACTgttgagagagggagaaaaaaaacggGAGACTAGcgggaaagggagggagaggcagGCAACCGGGATAAAGTTACCTGTGCACAGGTGACCTCGTCGCCATGGGCAGTGGATTAGCTGATTGTTAGGTATCAGGTAACTCCTCCTGTAATATTGAAGAGGGTGAAAACAGCTTTGTTGGAGCCCTGAACAATATCCCATTCGCAGTAGGAGCCCATGGTCTATGGGTCTCACGGGGAGGGGGCCACAGAAAAACCCAAAAATCCACCTTTGTGTTGTGCCTGTAAATTAAACAGGAAAGAAGCTCAATTGTTGCTTCAATAAAGGATATGTTGTACATTTTTCATGAGGACTACAGCATGACATTaagaaaattttaattttactgcttgttttaTGCGTGAAAATCAGGACATCCCCATGTCTAAATAGTAGTGGATCTTTTTGTCCACAATTTCAAACATGCAACGTAAAACATACTTGGGTGCGCAGTAAAAGCAGGGAACTCCCCCAGAACTCTGGCCTTATTAAAAACACTGGCCTCTGATCTTTCAGATGGTTTCAAAGCTGACATTTAATGCGGCACAGCAGACTGCGAGCCATATGTAACATGACCTGGGGAGCACGGTACTCCACTGCTCCACGTCCCACTAATGAGAGGGCAGGGGTCAGCGGGTACCAGCCTGCTCATACAGACCCACCAATACCGGCTGAGCAGCTCCTGCTCCTCAAGCCAAAAAGAAACTGAGGCTACTATCAGCTGCTAGCAAGTTGTGGAAAGAAGATGTTTATGTGAATTATAACAGGCAAACAGTTTTTCTTGAAATAACTGAGTTGTTGCTGGACAGAGTAGTGAAAAAGTGTGGAAAAGAGAAGATGCAACCATAATGATTCACCGGTTGGTTCTGGACTACAAGGATAGAAAATATAagtcatatgtgtgtgtttgtgtgtgtgtgtgtgtatgtgaggggggatgcacacacactaccacccacacactgagagagagagagagagacagacagagagagagagagaggcagcagctgGGAGGCAGCATCATGTCCACAGTGGTCAAACGGTATTTCccagagagaaaaacaccacTTTGTAACAGGAGCAGAGCAGATGAAGCCCGAGCAGTGGAGATcatggacacatacacacacacacacacacacacacacacctgcttcTCAACTGTCTGACTTCTAAAACTTTATCAACTCATCCTCACAGGAGTCACAGCATTGTGATGGCGCCCCCTCCCTGCCAGCAGGCACACATATGGGGAGCGCAGCACGTTGAAATCgctccttttgtttgtttacgtgTTTGTCCCGGCCGTCCGGTTTGTTTACCTATCTCAGCCCTGCAGCTAAAAAAgaactaaaataataattaccCCCCAACAACGTAAGTCTTCATCTATATGCCTGTGGCGTGTTTACCGAGCAGATCACTGTAAAAGCCGAGGCCGTAATTGCATATTTGTGGATGTGGCCCTCAGAGGAAATGCGTAATGATTTtgatggaggtggtggtggaaaggggagcggggggggggggggggggggggggggggttctaaCTCCAGCGCACTTGTACCAGGTCTAATTTTCCAACATGACAGGAAACTCTGTTAAGCTGATAATTGCAGCTCCAATTTCATTTAACTCACTCATGTCAacagttgtgttgtgttttggaAGAAGGAGCTGCCTTTTTTAGAGCCTTTCACCTCACCGGAGAAACCGCTTTAAACTCTTAATTAAAGACACATTTAGGACACTTGAATTAACCAGAAAGTCTGAGTGGCGCTCTACTGATTAGATTAACTCATTTGCCAATTAATATGCAGCCTAAATTAGCTCGATGTTGGATGATATTCCTGTGGTTGGATTAAGTTTATTTcaggagtatttttttttttttgctgtgtggcaacacttttaataaaactgacttgacttatAAATCAAGACTAATatgctgtttctgtctctgttgtttttatgtttttatttatttattttttgtgaggttttcttttttcctctcgaTGTCACCAAATCCATCCCCCTTCCCCTAAAAAACTCCAAGCTAAATCCTCTGAGGACTGCATcggacatttttcacttcatttgaaCAGTATAGACTTTGTTCCAGTCGATACAGCTGAAATATCACTTTGCATTTAGATTTTTAGAgtgaaaaacatctgttttccGTTTCGGTTTTCCTCCAtattctttaaaatataaactcGCCGAATAGGAAACACGGTCTTTttgatgatgacatttttatgaaGTGTTCTCTGGAGTTTTCACTTGAgcccttctttctctcattttctgccACTGGACTGCAgtgtcactgtttgtttgtttttgtttttgattttttttaaatttgctatTGCTTCTATCATTAATTAACACGTTTTCACCACCGGATTTCTATCATGAAGTGGAATAATTTAACAGAGAagggatcacacacacacaccccagcTCGATTGGGCCTCACATTAAACTACTATTGAGAAATAGCAAAACGTTTATTTCTCGGGGTGAACTTATCTGActcattgagtttgtttttttttccggAAAAGCAGTGACTAAAACCTAGGACATCCATGATATGTAGCAACCCTGCAGAAAGGTGAGTTATTGCGGttttggaggagaaaaaaaaactgtaacgaGAATCAGAAGGctactctctgctctctgaaagtcTCCTGAAAGGAGTAACGAGTGATAGCCTACCTAAGTATTGCATTACTTGTCGGGGGTATAAGGAGTCCATGCACGCAGCACTGGCCGTGGCAGAGGCGGAGAGTCCACATCTTGAAATAATCTCGCCCCCCGGGCTGCTCGGGTTAAAGGAGGAGGCGCGGCGCAATGTGGTAGAGATATTAGAGAAACCCGAGAGCCGCTCATCAGACAGCTCATTTACTGAAGCACTGAGGTTTTTACACAGCCTGAGAGCAGCTAGACCCGGAGCTTAAGTGGCCTGAGAGTCTGCATGTCCACTAAGGGTACATACACATCAAAACTGACATTACAGGAACTACTATTTAAGTCTTTTTCAGCAATATATCACAATTATTCTGGTTGAGTCtgtactgaaaatgtaaatgaataaaataatgatgacTTATTATTGCAGAATACTAAAAAATTCTATGTATCATATTAAAGTTTCAGGTTTATTTTTCCTCTGCAGGCACGTTTTCAACAGTAAATGcacaatatttattaaataaaacaatttaaatgaaCTCCAAAAGATGATATAGTTacttcaggtgtgtttctgccAATCAGCtgatgagataaatattaatttcatcATAGTGAGATAAGATGGTTAGGTCCAGTCTAGTATCTGgcaaagagtgaaaagaaatCATGTAAAAAGTTGATGTTTTTTGGTTTCACACCTGACACAAGGAGCCAAAACTGAAACACTCATCTTCactaaattgaaaaaaatatatatatcagtagCCTAAATGTATGCCTTCATGCCtttatattcagattttttgtattttgcgAACACCATTTCAAACGTGTGTGTTGGTAAAATCTGTCAGGTTGAATTTGTTAGGTTGAAttaaaaatatcagattttcCAGTTTGTGGCTGTTCAGAGAAGATGATCTCTGTTTTTTCAGGTGTCTGTCGcctcaaaaacaaaagttcAAAGCAAACCTTCGCAGTAGAAATCTTTTAGGAAAGGGGTCATCTTCTCAAAATGTTTTGGACGAATTTGttttaaagtgaaatattattttccTACAGGCCAAATCTTGCATCTTAACGTATTGAAAGGGAATCCAGTTTCAGACTGTGGTGCAGATAAAGAAATGTGATCTATGGCTCAAACCAACAACTGCACCACCAAGAAGTGTCGCAGAGAACTCATTTACTAATGGATTGGTTTAGTGTTTCAccccacagaaaaaaaacactggagcCAGTGCGGTGCCCGTCTAATccttgaaatataaatgtaggCTGTGAATTCAGAAGCAgctcttaaaaagaaaaaaagaaaaaagcaacaacaacacatggTTATGTTGAAAACGAGAATGAAAGAGCAaagaaaatgagataaatatCCGTTTATATCATATTCATTTTCAACTCTAGGTGGTCTTTAATGGGTGGAGATTTCCAAAAAAAAGTCTCATGAATAAATCAAATTGATAAATTGCAACTTGACGCCAAGGCCTGAATATATCTAAATTCAGACACTCCCTTGTTTTGACAGTTCACCGTATTTGAACCATGAAGATACTGAATTTGTGCGTATTTGCTCCAAATCCTGAAGATATTTGTCAAAAAGTCTAGCAGCACAAACCATCTGGTATTTCAtattactctctctctctctttctctctctctctctctctctctctctctctcacacacacacacacacacacacacacacacacacacacacacacacacacacacacacacacacacacacacacacacacacttaagtgGCTTATTTCCTACTGGTGGTCTATGGCCCATAACACGTTTGGCAGGTAGTATGGGTTTCTCATATAAAGACGTGCGTAATGGCACGCAAAGACCCAATTATCATAGGAACTTATTAAATTATATCACCTCATAAAATAAACGGCCTCCGTAATTAATAGACTATGAAAGGCGGGGATACAATTAAATGTTCAATCTGCATGTGATTAAGGCGGTGGGCGTCAACCATGATCAGCATAAATGGTCAATAAAAAGGTGGGTAAGGAAGACCTCCAGTGGATGAAACAACAGAGAGGTaaccaaaaaatcaattaagatttaaaatgtttatgtctttgtttttattataaaatctTGTATCACTATGTATCCTGTTTTAAGTGTGCGTCTTAAAGATGTTTCAGCCTTTTGAAGTGGATAAACTTTCCTCCACAAATAAaaagctttgtgtttttgtgggtTTACTCTCCATTGGCCATGATTACTGATAACGTACGGAGATGCAGCGTGCGGTTTGTCCCACGTGGGAAATCCAAGCCTATTTGGTCATCATAGAGGATGTATATTCAGAACATGTTAATAAGCCTTTTTAAGAGGTCTGTAATAATTGATTAGTGTTTAGGTGCTGCTCTGCTCCCTCAGCTGAAGCGGGAGAGGGACTGTGGGGGCGGGAGGTGGGAGCGCTCCTATTTCAGCCCCTGACGCACTGCCTCTGGGGAGGAAACGGAGCTGCAAACTCAGTCCTGCTCTGCTGTACAGGGTGCAGGGCAGAGGGAGAGCCAATCACCGAAACGCACAGGCTCCCTTTAAGCCTGACATATCTCCAACAGGAACAAATTGTCCCAACAATCAACATCCCAATCTGCTGCGCGCATCAGGGGCTGGAGTGGAGTGGATAGCCTATAGGCCTGTGCTGCGCGGACGGGCTGCGCCGGATTGCATCGCGAcaagaaaactttaaaacacagaaaaataaacgACAGCTATCGCTTTGGATACCAACGTTTCGGGCGGAGGAGTGAGCTCGGACATCATGTCTATTTTACCGTCCTTCGGCTTTACGCAGGAGCAAGTGGCGTGCGTTTGCGAGGTGTTGCAGCAGGGAGGAAACCTGGAGAGGCTCGGCCGCTTCCTGTGGTCTCTACCCGCGTGTGATCACCTTCACAAGAACGAGAGCGTCCTCAAAGCCAAGGCGGTGGTGGCCTTTCATCGGGGGAACTTCAGAGAGCTCTATAAGATCCTGGAGAGCCACCAGTTTTCTCCGCACAACCACCCgaagctgcagcagctctgGCTGAAGGCGCACTACGTGGAGGCGGAGAAGCTGCGCGGCCGGCCGCTCGGAGCTGTAGGGAAGTACAGGGTGCGGAGGAAATTCCCGCTGCCCCGTACGATATGGGACGGCGAGGAGACCAGCTACTGCTTTAAGGAGAAGTCCAGGGGCGTCCTGAGAGAGTGGTACACGCATAACCCTTATCCGTCCCCGCGGGAAAAGAGAGAGCTGGCCGAGGCCACAGGACTGACCACCACGCAGGTCAGCAACTGGTTCAAAAACAGAcggcagagagacagagccgCAGAGGCGAAGGAGAGGTACGTTTCACTGACACAGCCTCGGCGCTGCTTGTCATTTCTGCTGGTGAAAGAAATGTACGTCTTTACATGTTTCAGGCGCAAATTAAGTTTCAATTTAgaaggagtaaaaaaaaaaagagccaaaaTGTGGTTACAAACAACGAAAGTGTAAGAGAGTAGAGGAAGCAGAGTCACAACTCTCTGATAATATTCATACCAGGCCAGAAGtgacaaagcaggaaaagaaagtgaattGTATTTCTTACAGGGATCATTTTGTTGCGAGTATAAGTTTGAATTTGTTTCTTCATTTTGGATGTGTTTGGTCCCCAAAATCAGACATGTCTTGCTAACAGTGATGGTGGGTAAACAGTAGCGTGTTGTTGACAAATGATGGACTTTCCTCAGTCTGAGCCTCAATTATAACATAAACTACACGAAATCTCAAGTGAATAACATATCATCTGAAATataaattatgtgtttttaataatgatggaaaaaattaaaaagcatGATGGTcacatttttggaaaattgttttttttttcttagattaAATTGTGTCACATGGGAATAAAATAACTCACACATCATATAATGTTTATATTAGTCATCCAACATAAACTAAAATACATCCTCAAAATTGTACATTAAGATGAGTAGTAAACATATCTGATTCGTTTTTCTTCAGGGCCTGTTTCCATTATATTTTGTGCTGttattgtaaaataattatGGTTGCCTTGTTTACAATTTTTACACCTCTTTTTATCTCCAAAATGTTTCCTACAAGCCTCACATACATACTGATTTAATGCTCACCTCTAAAATATCCGCATTAATTCCTCCTGTTGTCATTTCCAGAGAGAACAGTGAAAACAACAACGCAGGCGGCAACAAACAGAACCAGCTGTCCCCGCTGGATGGAGGAAAGTCTCTCATGTCCAGCTCGGAGGACGAGTTTTCTCCACCTCAGAGCCCCGACCAGAACTCAGCGCTTTTGCTCCAGGGCAACATGAGCCACCCCGGGGCCTCCGCTTACTCCATGCCCGGCCTCGGGGCCCCACAGCCGGTGCACGGCATGCACGGACACCCGCATCAactgcaggactccttgttggGACCTCTAACCTCCAGTCTTGTGGATTTGGGCTCTTAAAGAGGCTGCCAGATgattatattttacaaaaaccgacaaaaaaaaaacagaagagaagaagactgATAAGTGTATCAGATTGAGTAGCCTACATGTATGAAATAACACTATAGTAGCCTACCTTATAATATAGACTGACTTGTCTGTCGTTAAATTTGGTTAGAACAAAACTCCTTTATGCGCTtatcctgtcctcctctgtcagGAGGTTTTTTCTCATCTCCTGCACacgaaaacacacaaacaagaccTTTCTGAAACTCTAAACTCAACGAAACACTTAACTGGACTGCCCATTTGCTTAATTTATGATATTTtgttaagattaaaaaaatatagtaaCTTCCTGCAATGGAAACTAAGAGGTAACGTTTTCATTAGAGTCATGGTAATTAGTTtccaataaaacaaaagtaattcatttgtctctgtgttatttgtgtatttagagagaaaaaaaataaactatagCAGCTTTAAACCTGCACAGACCAAATGAAACGGGAAGATAATTATTGACAAATTACTATTAATTAACTGTGAATGAAAGGAAATCACATTATTAATTTTCCTATTACGAGATGTTGGTGTTTACCTTTTTTAATTACGTTTTTGCCTGCTGTTTATGCTTTAAAATATAGACAATAATCGTCTAGTCGTGTAGAAAtcgcatgaaaaaaaaatctaagaaGCAATCAAGTCAACACTGGTTAAATATGCATCTCTATCAAAAATATTAGGAGTCGTTATGCAGTAAAGATTAAAGCCTGCTCTACTGGTTCATTTGGCTTTTAACAATCATAATGGTAATTCAAAACATATCATTCAAACAGTCATAAAAGGGAAATTCAGTTATACAAATGTGAGTCAACAGGACCAGCTGTCTGTCAGGAGGCTGCTGTGTACACAGGAACCAGCACTGGTTTCTTTTGAATATCCTGTCTGTTCTTTAATACATGTTTggctgaaggagaaagagtttttttgtgtttttttttttttcgtcatTTTTTAGCTGGA
It encodes the following:
- the LOC121880985 gene encoding homeobox protein six1b, whose translation is MSILPSFGFTQEQVACVCEVLQQGGNLERLGRFLWSLPACDHLHKNESVLKAKAVVAFHRGNFRELYKILESHQFSPHNHPKLQQLWLKAHYVEAEKLRGRPLGAVGKYRVRRKFPLPRTIWDGEETSYCFKEKSRGVLREWYTHNPYPSPREKRELAEATGLTTTQVSNWFKNRRQRDRAAEAKERENSENNNAGGNKQNQLSPLDGGKSLMSSSEDEFSPPQSPDQNSALLLQGNMSHPGASAYSMPGLGAPQPVHGMHGHPHQLQDSLLGPLTSSLVDLGS